A genomic window from Camelus ferus isolate YT-003-E chromosome 9, BCGSAC_Cfer_1.0, whole genome shotgun sequence includes:
- the LOC102524267 gene encoding mitochondrial import receptor subunit TOM22 homolog, translating to MAAAAPVASPGAPLSPKELLPKGDAEKPEEELEEEDDEELDETLSERLWSLTEMFLESIRSATAATFDLSLFVAQKMYRFSRAALWIGTTSFMILVLPVVFETEKLQMEQQQQLQQRQILLGPNTGLSGGMPGALPSLPGKI from the coding sequence ATGGCTGCCGCCGCCCCTGTGGCCAGCCCAGGGGCGCCCCTGTCCCCGAAGGAATTGCTTCCGAAAGGCGATGCTGAGAAGCCTGAagaggagctggaagaggaagaCGACGAGGAGCTAGATGAGACCCTGTCGGAGAGACTCTGGAGTTTGACAGAGATGTTCCTGGAGAGCATCCGGTCCGCGACTGCAGCTACTTTTGATCTCTCCCTCTTCGTGGCTCAAAAAATGTACAGGTTTTCCAGGGCAGCCTTGTGGATTGGAACCACTTCCTTCATGATCCTGGTTCTTCCTGTCGTCTTTGAGACTGAGAAGTTGCAgatggagcagcagcagcaactgCAGCAACGGCAGATACTTCTAGGGCCTAACACAGGTCTGTCAGGAGGAATGCCAGGGGCTCTACCTTCACTTCCTGGAAAGATCTAG